One segment of Opisthocomus hoazin isolate bOpiHoa1 chromosome 22, bOpiHoa1.hap1, whole genome shotgun sequence DNA contains the following:
- the IRF1 gene encoding interferon regulatory factor 1 produces the protein MPVSRMRMRPWLEMQINSNQIPGLIWINKDKMMFQIPWKHAAKHGWDMEKDACLFRSWAIHTGRYKVGEKDPDPKTWKANFRCAMNSLPDIEEVKDKSVNKGSSAVRVYRMLPPLTKDQKKERKSKSSREARNRSKRKSYEELTTEEPAERLTNTPLPDDHSGYTAHDYAGQEVEVESTSITLDLSPCEVSGSLSDWRPPMEITMADSTNDLYQLQVSPLASSSEVTDEDEEEMNSEIFKLLEPAQDWHATSVGGKGFLTNEPGAQTLCGAYSYKEQDGEIDTTSGELEFRFFDQKNTLDFSWLDTVRPTMQVIPCGL, from the exons ATGCCGGTGTCCAGAATGCGCATGAGGCCCTGGCTGGAAATGCAGATTAATTCCAATCAAATACCAGGGCTGATATGGATTAACAAG GATAAGATGATGTTTCAAATCCCGTGGAAGCACGCGGCTAAGCATGGCTGGGACATGGAGAAGGACGCCTGCCTTTTCCGGAGCTGGGCCATCCACACAG GAAGATATAAAGTAGGTGAGAAAGACCCCGACCCGAAAACCTGGAAGGCGAACTTCCGCTGCGCTATGAATTCGCTGCCCGACATCGAAGAGGTGAAGGATAAAAGCGTCAACAAAGGCTCCAGCGCCGTCAGGGTTTACAGGATGCTGCCGCCCTTGACGAAGGATCAGAAGAAAG AAAGGAAGTCGAAGTCTTCACGAGAAGCAAGAAACAGGAGCAAGAGAAAG TCGTACGAAGAGCTGACGACGGAGGAGCCGGCGGAGCGACTAACCAACACGCCCCTGCCCGATGACCACAGCGGCTACACCGCTCACGACTACGCGGGGCAGGAAGTGGAGGTCGAGAGCACGTCCATCACCTTGG ACCTGTCCCCGTGCGAGGTGAGCGGCTCCCTGAGCGACTGGAGGCCGCCGATGGAGATCACCATGGCTGACAGCACCAACGACCTCTACCAGCTCCAGGTGTCTCCTCTGGCTTCGTCCTCGGAAG TCACGGATGAAGACGAAGAGGAAATGAATTCGGAGATTTTTAAG ctgctggaacCAGCCCAAGACTGGCATGCCACCAGCGTCGGGGGGAAAGGCTTCCTCACCAACGAGCCCGGCGCGCAGACCCTGTGCGGCGCTTACAGCTACAAGGAGCAGGATGGGGAGATCGACACGACTTCAG GAGAGCTGGAGTTCAGGTTCTTCGACCAGAAAAACACCCTAGACTTCTCCTGGCTGGACACAGTGAGACCTACCATGCAAGTCATCCCCTGTGGCTTGTAA